The window CTGAATGTTTCTTAAGTGAAACAACTAAAGATTTTTCAGGTGTAGAAGTAGTTAGGACTTTTTTGTAATCAATAATTACAGTTTGTCTAATCCCACTACTTCTGGCTTTTACTCTTCTAATTGGCATATATGCTTTTCCTTTCGCTTTTCGCCGAAATTAATTACTTAGCTTTTGGAGAAGTTTTTACTAATTTAGATAAAACACCTTTTTTAGGTTTTTCTTTTTTCTCTTCTTTTCTTTCAGTAACTAATTCTTTTTTATTTTCTTTTTTAGGTTTTTCTTTAGATGGTTCTTCATCTATTTGAATATCTACACCATGAGGTAATGTTATATAAGCAATTTTCTTTGCTTTAGTCATCCCTGGATTTCTAGTCCCAGTTCTTGTAGGAGTTGGTTTTCTATTAACAACATTTACTTTATTTGGAACGATTCCATAGATTAATTGGAATGCTAAACTAATTTCATATTTGTTAGCATTTCTATTTACTTCAAAAACATACTTTTTAATATCTTCATTTCTTAATGAATAAGATTTTTCAGAATGAAGTGGTTTAATAATTACACTTAATAAATCCATTATGCAAATACCTCACTAATTTTGTCAAAAGCATCTTCTTGAATAACAGCAATGTCACTGTTTAAGATATCTCTTACTGAAACTTGGTTTCACATTTTTGAAGTAACTTTTTGAATGTTCTTACAAGACTTTAAAAAGTTTTCATTTTTGTCATTAATTACAAATAAAACTTTTTTGTTTTCATAAGAAACTTTTTTTAACATTTTTGAAATTGTTTTAGTTGAAGGTTCTTTCATATCAATTTTATTAACTAATAGATTTAAACCTTGTTCATTTAATTTCAAAGTCATAGCAGATTGAAAAGCTAATTTATAAGCTTTTGAATTTTGTTTTAATGTATAGTTTTTTTCTGGAGATGGACCAAATGCTCTACCACCACCTACATAGTGAGGGTTTCTAATTGAACCTTGTCTAGCTCTACCAGTATGTTTTTGTTTGTAAGGTTTTCTACCCCCACCTCTAACTTCTGCTTTAGTTAAAGTTGAAGCAGTAGATTGTCTTGAATTTGCTTCTTCAACTAATACTGAATTAAAAATTTCTTGATGGTTAATTTTTTTATCACTAATGAAAAGTTTTTTATTTTTTAGTTCTACAGTTTCTGTATTTCCTAAAAGATCTTTAAATAATTTAACAGAACTCATTATTGGTTTCCTCCATTATTTTCTTCTTTCTTTTCAGTAGCATTGTCATCAGTTTTAGCTGGAGCTTCTTCTGCAGTTGCTGTTGGTTGTTCATTTTTTTCAGCTTCTGCTTTTTGTTTTTCTTCAGCAGCTTTTTGCTTAGCTAACATTTCTTGTTTTTTAGCTTCTTTTTCAGCTTCTGCTTTTTGGTGAGCTTCTGCTTTTTTAGCTTCTAAAGCAAGTCTTGCTTGTTCTTCTTTTTCTTTGATAGCTCTAGCAATTGCTTCAGGATCAGACAATTTAATTGGATCAACTTGTTTTTTAGATTTAACAGTTGTTTTTAATAAAACTAAACTGTTTACTGGCCCAGGAACTGAACCTTTAACTAAAATTAAGTTTTTTTCTAATTCAATGCTAACAACAGTTAAGTTGCTGATTGTTACAAGTTCATGTCCATAATGTCCAGACATCTTTTGACCCTTAGGTACTCTTTGACCTTGACTACCCCCTCTACCAAAAGAGATAGAACCTTGATATCTATGAGGATAACCAGCACCATGTCCTAATGGACCAACTTTAAAGTTTCATCTTTTAATTGCTCCAGTGAATCCTTTACCTTTAGTAATTGCTTGTGCATCTACTTTATCACCAGAGTTGAAGATATCAACTAAGATTTTGTCTCCAACATTGTAACCAGATACATTTCTGAATTCTTTTGTATGTTTGAATGCATCTGTTTTAATTTTCTTAAAGTAACCTTTTTGAGGTTTGTTTAATTTCTTTTCTTCAATTTGTTGAAACCCAACTTTAGTTGCAACATATCCGTTTTTTTCTTGTGTTTTGTTTTCTAATACTACATTTGGTTCAGCTTGAATAATTGTTACAGGTATTCTTCTTCCATCTTCTAAGAAGCTTTGGATCATACCTATTTTTCTACCAAGAATCATTTTCATAATTTTTTCCTCCAAATAATTATCTAAGTGTAATTTGGATATCAACACCTGAAGGAATGATGATATTCTTCAAATATTCTTTAGTCTTTTCTGTAGTATTTAACAAGATAATTAAACGTTGATGTGTTCTTCTTTCAAATTGTTCTCTTGATGTTTTATTAACGTGTGGAGAACGACAAATTGTGAATATTTCTTTTTTAGTAGGTAGCGGGATAGGTCCTTTAACCTTAGCTCCACTATCTTGTGAACTTTTAATTATTTTTCTTACTGATTGATCTAACAACCTATGATCATAAGAAAATAATTTTATTTTCATCTCATTTTTCATTTTATATAGTTGCCCTTTCAAAATACTGTTGGACTTTCACCAACTTTCCATTAATAGTGAGTTCCCTGATAATCCCGACAACTAATATTGGTGTATCAGCAATCTCAATAATTAATGCATACTAAAACATTATATCACTTTATTGCTTAATTAAGCAGTTATTTTTTCTTATCAAAGAATCAAGCAAAATTAAAAAAATAAACCTTAACAAAAATAAAGATTTAGAAAACAAAGTAAAAATAAAAAAGTTTAAATACAAGATTTAAACTTTTAAAAATGTTTAAAAATAAAATCAGCAACACCCTCTTCTTCACATGTAAAATCTGTTGTATAAGTTGCTGCTTTTCTAATTTGGTAATCTGCATTTTTTAAAGCAACTGACATCTTAAATGTTTTCATCATATTGAGGTCATTATCATTATCACCAAATACCATTACTTCTCTTTTATTAATTCTGAAGTTGTTAATAGCATATTCAATACCATTAGCTTTATCTACTTCTCCATTATAGATATCAATGATTCCATTTTGAGAAACAGAAAAAGCTAAGTTGGGAATATTACTTAAAATATTTTCATATTTTATTTTTTCAGATACATTATCATAACAAATTAAAACTTTTAATAACTTTTGTTTTGAATAGAAAACTAAATTAGGATTGACTTTCATTTCATAAACTAATCTAGATTTAATCTTCTTTTCTTTTAGTTTTTCTTGAACAGACAATAATCTTTTATAAAAAGGTTGATTTTCACTAGTAGAGTAAACTCCATCAATTGTATAAACTAAAAAATCTTTCTTTTCTTTATATAAGACATCTAACAATTGAAGTTGTGGTTTGAAGTCAATATATTTAGTACTAATGTTTAAATAATCTTTTGGTGTAACAATTCAAGCACCATTAACACAAACTAAAGGCATATCTACATCTAATACCTTTGCAAAATACTCAGCAAAGAAAATATTTCTACCAGTTGCTAAACCTATTTTGATATTTTTATCTTTTAAATATCTGATTGCCATTATAGTTTTATTTGTTAAAGTAACACCATCTGGAACTAGAGTTCCATCAATATCAAAATAAATACATTTAGTATACATATCAAATTACCTCTTTTGTTTTTAATTATTTAAAAAATATATTTTTTTAAATCCTAATAAGATTGCTTCTTTATTAATTTCATATTCAAATGAACTGATATTAATATTATAAGATTCTCCACCTGTGATAATACATTTTAAATCACTATTTAAATTATCTTTTTTAGCTTGATTATAAAAGTTATAAGCAAAACCACTTCTTAAATTATTAATTCCAGATTCTAAAGCTGAAATTGTGTTAGTCCCAAAGAAATCAGAAGAGAACTTATCTATTTTACTTTTTTTAAGAAGTGAGGCCTTTTCAATTAATTTGTTTAATCCAAACCCAAGACCAGCAGCAATGCTTGCACCAACTAAACTATTATTTTTTAAATACACTGAAGCAATTGCAGTTCCAAATGATATCCCAATACAATTTTTATTAACACTTACACAATATTCACATAATGCTTTTAAATCATCACCTAATTCTTTATTTGGTGATTCATCTATTAAAAAACTATATTTAGTAGTTTCACTAATATAGTATGGTTCAATATTAAACATTTTTTTAATAGTTTTAAAATAGGTTGGTTTTAATTTTGGTACAACAGATCCAACAATTGAATGTTTGATATTGTATTTTTTAAAAACATTCATTTTTTTACTTAGTGTAGCTATGTTAGTTTCACTATCAGTAGGAAATAAAATAATAGAAGTTGTATTTTCTTTTTCTTTTTCAAAGATCCCTATTTTTGTATAGCTATTACCAATATCTACTACTAAGATATACTCTTGATTATTTTTCATAATGATTTATTTTCACAAAACAATTATTTACTTTTATTCAATATCAATTTTATAGGTTTATAAGAAAATCTATGAACTTCTTTAATTGGACCATATTGATGTATTAATTGTAAATGTTTTTTAGTTAAATAGCCTTGATGATTTTTAAATAAATAATTGGGGTATTTATTATCTAACTCTTCCATATAATCATCTCTTGTTGATTTAGCAATAATAGAAGCACAAGCAATTGTAAAAGAAGTATTGTCACCTTTTACTAAATTCATTTGTGGTTTTTCTAAATCTTTGATTTTCTCAAAATCAGTTAAGCACAAGTCATAATCATTAATTAAACCATTAGCAATTTTAGTCATACCTTTAACTGAAGCTTGTTTAGGACCA is drawn from Malacoplasma penetrans HF-2 and contains these coding sequences:
- a CDS encoding 50S ribosomal protein L23 — protein: MDLLSVIIKPLHSEKSYSLRNEDIKKYVFEVNRNANKYEISLAFQLIYGIVPNKVNVVNRKPTPTRTGTRNPGMTKAKKIAYITLPHGVDIQIDEEPSKEKPKKENKKELVTERKEEKKEKPKKGVLSKLVKTSPKAK
- the rplD gene encoding 50S ribosomal protein L4 — its product is MSSVKLFKDLLGNTETVELKNKKLFISDKKINHQEIFNSVLVEEANSRQSTASTLTKAEVRGGGRKPYKQKHTGRARQGSIRNPHYVGGGRAFGPSPEKNYTLKQNSKAYKLAFQSAMTLKLNEQGLNLLVNKIDMKEPSTKTISKMLKKVSYENKKVLFVINDKNENFLKSCKNIQKVTSKMWNQVSVRDILNSDIAVIQEDAFDKISEVFA
- the rpsJ gene encoding 30S ribosomal protein S10 is translated as MKNEMKIKLFSYDHRLLDQSVRKIIKSSQDSGAKVKGPIPLPTKKEIFTICRSPHVNKTSREQFERRTHQRLIILLNTTEKTKEYLKNIIIPSGVDIQITLR
- a CDS encoding Cof-type HAD-IIB family hydrolase; this translates as MYTKCIYFDIDGTLVPDGVTLTNKTIMAIRYLKDKNIKIGLATGRNIFFAEYFAKVLDVDMPLVCVNGAWIVTPKDYLNISTKYIDFKPQLQLLDVLYKEKKDFLVYTIDGVYSTSENQPFYKRLLSVQEKLKEKKIKSRLVYEMKVNPNLVFYSKQKLLKVLICYDNVSEKIKYENILSNIPNLAFSVSQNGIIDIYNGEVDKANGIEYAINNFRINKREVMVFGDNDNDLNMMKTFKMSVALKNADYQIRKAATYTTDFTCEEEGVADFIFKHF
- a CDS encoding type III pantothenate kinase; protein product: MKNNQEYILVVDIGNSYTKIGIFEKEKENTTSIILFPTDSETNIATLSKKMNVFKKYNIKHSIVGSVVPKLKPTYFKTIKKMFNIEPYYISETTKYSFLIDESPNKELGDDLKALCEYCVSVNKNCIGISFGTAIASVYLKNNSLVGASIAAGLGFGLNKLIEKASLLKKSKIDKFSSDFFGTNTISALESGINNLRSGFAYNFYNQAKKDNLNSDLKCIITGGESYNINISSFEYEINKEAILLGFKKIYFLNN
- a CDS encoding ribonuclease HII, coding for MKNKLFDFDNSLREKYKNIIGLDEVGRGCIAGPLVVVGVILNPNFFDDRIKDSKLIKSIELRKELKNLILKNSISYQIEVVNSNIVDQLGPKQASVKGMTKIANGLINDYDLCLTDFEKIKDLEKPQMNLVKGDNTSFTIACASIIAKSTRDDYMEELDNKYPNYLFKNHQGYLTKKHLQLIHQYGPIKEVHRFSYKPIKLILNKSK